The following proteins come from a genomic window of Paenibacillus spongiae:
- a CDS encoding TetR/AcrR family transcriptional regulator, protein MTKLETTSVNRKSDIISAAIEVFAEIGYFRATTAQVAERAKISQPYVFRFFKTKEALLLTALEVSWTRVIDSFRKVMESTPEEQLETELVRAYEDILDTYQNEMLLQMQAQTIREESIREVMRNGFGEVRQMVLDAYRAAGIPNAEERTLIFLARGMLCNISAALDMPELMGK, encoded by the coding sequence ATGACAAAACTCGAGACGACCTCGGTTAATCGTAAATCGGACATCATTTCGGCGGCTATTGAGGTATTCGCGGAGATCGGATATTTCCGGGCTACAACGGCACAAGTCGCGGAAAGGGCCAAAATATCGCAGCCTTACGTTTTTCGTTTCTTTAAGACGAAAGAAGCTCTGTTATTGACAGCGCTGGAAGTATCCTGGACGCGAGTGATCGATTCCTTCCGTAAGGTCATGGAGTCCACTCCGGAGGAACAATTGGAGACCGAACTGGTCCGGGCCTACGAAGATATTCTGGACACCTACCAGAATGAAATGCTGCTTCAGATGCAAGCTCAGACGATTCGGGAAGAATCAATCCGGGAAGTGATGCGCAATGGATTCGGGGAAGTCCGCCAAATGGTTCTGGACGCTTACCGCGCGGCCGGCATTCCGAATGCCGAAGAACGCACGTTGATATTTCTAGCCCGGGGAATGCTGTGCAATATTTCCGCAGCGTTGGACATGCCCGAGTTGATGGGGAAGTGA
- a CDS encoding GxGYxYP domain-containing protein yields MFRKLTVIGLAIACTLSMSSGAFAEESKEKPRGSTISWPEKQALPSFSKVKQLDVADVYNAPGDIKLLMATLQGIVNRVEPRIYLLENKEEGKFTWLNDLNVPYKVRDDYWQIVRTYKNEISGIIIYDPKIPDSVNVATTLAGLKGAVVASPELAEKLQAAPYDLKVLNDLQGKFKDRMDAYNWQYENLWSTTTHRMLVGLSPYTSVRLPDNQEDLFKVVAEEKTQERDAKNRQVYDLDLSASLGKSDVYLRFADAFPQDGWGTAVHEVTIKADGKTIAQFIPGTPEEEPFLYDRQSSQVSEGSGGHRFADNNRYFIYKFTPPANTSKLTASVEMWNQYKVSVGNVQPVSSEQMEPYGYLRDYAVANQAMVFWLDSNVPEQKALFEKILSDVKPGTPYLGWFNNDVEGEFSGVEITSNHGVYVLAADWFSNLTVFSGTKANKAKAKAADTPKLENKIYVTYTFSEGDNFQYNQHRMRILWDDPNRGKVPLNWTSSPLLYDGAPVMLNYFNETATDNDLIIAGPSGAGYFYPNAWPTDSFSAFLKQSYSYLEKTGMTIPYVLNRVNGENVPLSDAHAAAYMKEYKASGLFLSWEDRHGVEIIDGKLPVSTIQGMSTVEDGKRILADAKAKWDGKSPLFVSLGLLAWSLTPSDIAELQASLGSEYEAVRADQYFALIREANGLPAKP; encoded by the coding sequence ATGTTTCGTAAGTTAACCGTTATCGGTCTCGCGATCGCCTGTACGCTATCCATGTCATCAGGCGCATTCGCTGAAGAATCCAAGGAGAAGCCTCGCGGGAGCACGATTTCATGGCCAGAAAAGCAAGCGCTTCCAAGCTTTTCGAAGGTCAAGCAACTGGATGTGGCGGATGTTTATAATGCTCCCGGCGACATTAAGCTTCTCATGGCAACCTTGCAGGGCATCGTCAACCGTGTTGAGCCCCGGATCTATCTGCTGGAGAACAAAGAAGAAGGCAAGTTCACATGGCTGAACGACCTCAATGTGCCCTATAAAGTTCGGGATGACTACTGGCAGATCGTTCGAACTTATAAGAATGAAATCAGCGGCATCATTATTTACGATCCGAAAATTCCGGATTCGGTCAACGTGGCCACGACGCTGGCAGGCTTGAAGGGGGCCGTCGTCGCAAGCCCCGAGCTGGCAGAGAAGCTGCAAGCCGCGCCATACGACCTGAAGGTGCTAAATGACCTGCAAGGAAAATTCAAGGACCGGATGGACGCTTACAACTGGCAATACGAGAATCTATGGAGCACGACGACGCATCGGATGCTTGTCGGACTTAGCCCTTACACCTCGGTCAGGCTGCCTGATAACCAGGAAGACCTGTTCAAAGTAGTGGCAGAGGAAAAGACGCAGGAGAGGGATGCCAAGAACAGGCAGGTCTACGATCTGGATTTGAGCGCAAGCCTTGGCAAATCGGATGTCTACCTCCGGTTCGCCGATGCGTTCCCGCAGGACGGCTGGGGTACGGCTGTTCATGAGGTTACAATTAAGGCCGACGGCAAAACGATCGCACAATTCATTCCAGGGACGCCTGAAGAAGAGCCGTTCCTGTACGACAGGCAGAGCTCGCAGGTATCCGAAGGCAGCGGCGGGCACCGGTTTGCCGACAATAACCGTTATTTCATCTACAAATTCACACCGCCTGCCAATACTTCCAAGCTGACGGCTTCCGTCGAGATGTGGAATCAATACAAAGTTTCCGTCGGCAACGTTCAACCTGTCTCCTCCGAGCAGATGGAGCCATACGGCTACCTGCGCGATTATGCCGTTGCGAACCAAGCGATGGTGTTCTGGCTGGATTCCAACGTTCCGGAGCAGAAAGCACTATTTGAAAAAATCTTGTCGGATGTGAAGCCGGGCACGCCTTACTTGGGCTGGTTCAATAACGACGTTGAAGGAGAATTCAGCGGCGTCGAGATTACGTCCAATCATGGCGTCTATGTACTCGCAGCCGATTGGTTCAGCAACCTTACCGTTTTCTCCGGCACGAAGGCAAATAAGGCGAAAGCCAAGGCGGCAGATACGCCTAAGCTGGAGAATAAAATTTATGTGACTTATACGTTCAGCGAGGGCGACAACTTCCAGTACAATCAGCATAGAATGCGCATTCTGTGGGACGATCCGAACCGCGGGAAAGTGCCGCTGAACTGGACGTCGAGCCCGCTGCTCTATGACGGCGCTCCTGTCATGCTGAATTATTTCAATGAGACGGCTACGGATAACGATTTGATTATCGCGGGACCTTCCGGCGCCGGCTATTTCTACCCGAATGCATGGCCGACAGATTCCTTCTCCGCCTTCTTGAAGCAGTCGTATTCCTATTTGGAGAAGACGGGCATGACGATTCCTTACGTATTGAATCGGGTTAACGGCGAGAATGTTCCATTAAGCGACGCCCATGCTGCAGCCTATATGAAGGAGTACAAAGCTTCTGGGTTGTTCCTAAGCTGGGAGGATCGCCACGGCGTTGAGATTATCGACGGCAAGCTCCCCGTCTCGACGATTCAAGGCATGAGTACGGTGGAAGACGGCAAACGGATTCTTGCTGATGCCAAGGCAAAGTGGGATGGCAAGTCACCGTTGTTCGTCTCCTTGGGACTGCTTGCATGGAGCCTGACGCCATCGGATATTGCAGAGCTTCAAGCATCGCTCGGATCTGAGTATGAAGCGGTTCGCGCCGATCAGTATTTCGCGTTGATTCGCGAAGCGAACGGCTTGCCTGCTAAGCCGTAG
- a CDS encoding phytanoyl-CoA dioxygenase family protein encodes MLNPIVQPGKFTEMDQFIFESWGYFIIPNVLAKDEIAEALAASARLHDEAGTKEFGQVGRGYETEPALEALIDHPAVLPKIRGILGEHFILQALWNTKQPARGKTGGWHQDGSSAYDFKHLGSPVPLIQLRASFLLNDQHEPGMGNMEMIPGSHRSRVGPPREVLINKGDTPISHIVCAHAGDVLVFHNAVWHRPYEHNHDYDRYTAHYIYSPPWVRASDRFTTDKDFYARTTEVRRSLMGEFDRPDAPYGVGYKAPDFPEDNE; translated from the coding sequence ATGTTGAATCCGATTGTTCAACCTGGAAAATTTACCGAGATGGATCAATTCATCTTCGAATCGTGGGGCTATTTCATTATTCCAAACGTGCTTGCCAAAGATGAAATCGCCGAGGCGCTTGCGGCGTCCGCACGCCTTCATGACGAGGCAGGTACGAAAGAGTTCGGCCAAGTCGGTCGCGGCTACGAAACCGAGCCTGCGCTTGAGGCGCTGATCGATCATCCAGCCGTGCTGCCAAAGATTCGTGGAATATTAGGCGAGCACTTCATTCTTCAGGCACTCTGGAACACCAAGCAACCGGCACGAGGCAAGACAGGCGGTTGGCACCAAGATGGATCTTCTGCATACGATTTCAAGCATCTCGGTTCGCCGGTTCCGCTTATTCAATTGCGGGCTTCCTTCCTGTTAAATGATCAGCACGAACCAGGCATGGGCAATATGGAGATGATTCCAGGCAGCCACCGCTCCCGGGTCGGGCCGCCTCGCGAAGTATTGATCAATAAAGGCGATACCCCGATCTCGCATATCGTTTGCGCTCATGCAGGGGATGTGCTTGTATTCCACAATGCGGTATGGCATCGTCCATACGAGCACAACCATGATTATGACCGTTATACAGCACACTATATATACAGTCCGCCGTGGGTCAGAGCCTCGGATCGTTTTACGACCGATAAGGATTTCTATGCCCGTACAACCGAAGTTCGCCGTTCATTGATGGGTGAATTCGATCGTCCGGATGCTCCGTATGGAGTGGGATACAAAGCGCCTGATTTCCCCGAAGACAACGAATAA
- a CDS encoding DUF6954 family protein: protein MKVVLGFVMFVLYALVTMFGLGPVLFADGTDQERMFTLAVVIAIYVALTIITYLIFRKKK, encoded by the coding sequence ATGAAAGTTGTTCTAGGTTTTGTCATGTTTGTTTTGTATGCGCTGGTAACGATGTTTGGGTTAGGTCCGGTATTGTTTGCCGACGGCACCGATCAAGAGCGAATGTTCACCCTTGCTGTTGTGATCGCCATATATGTCGCATTAACGATTATCACCTACCTCATCTTCCGCAAAAAGAAATAA
- a CDS encoding right-handed parallel beta-helix repeat-containing protein: MGNNVKPYPGMIIMEDVVFEPGDYHFDNGLGLIVAADGITIDGNGAVIIGRGKEGKSITYSGIGLFSNGHRDVIVKNLNIKRFRTGMKVMNGSGWTIEDNDLSYNYTDPDFGWGDGDPFGALYLFNITNSLVRANKGNYVWNGLHLKGCEDNRIELNQFSHCTNVCLKLWHSSRNEITGNTMNHGIRIAPGEVHARDSTSVLIESGSNYNRFMSNDFTHGGDGVFIRSLNGWVSTGNYFEDNDASYAHNNAWEVWDPGNTFVNNKGNHSSYGFWLGGSCHAVLIGNEAAYNGLRIANAPEPFGNAGIAVVNGSSSHFVMRHNHIHHNKSAGLAIGYKPGYEAFHWIIEQNVITDNGTYGIYLKHANWINISANVLTGNKLGEMHEDMNVSNVFLNTLDSSDRSGPKAVATKLTERAVAGITVRFEAGESYDPEGSDIVFRWDMGDGTIYSDSAVDHIYKTPGFYRVGLTISNGKLSDLAWLDLYVFPDPSEVLHNMKLDDAQIFQEVADTYTVCKTDPGTAVHEGPSLVIVSDSTLARIRFTIPEAVDLKRAARLTFWMKHQHEEINGFTEGGLMIRLLQDDVSGFVYRCDTPLFNWSSNASEARYGWTLVSIPLLENNSGWKRRIIGTPQFGNFRDLIIEYSSHGGRYRVWLDEFVFL; this comes from the coding sequence ATGGGAAACAACGTAAAGCCTTATCCGGGAATGATCATCATGGAAGATGTCGTGTTCGAACCCGGCGATTATCATTTCGACAACGGCTTAGGGTTAATTGTAGCTGCTGACGGAATTACGATTGATGGTAATGGGGCAGTCATTATAGGCCGAGGTAAGGAGGGAAAAAGCATAACCTATTCGGGTATCGGCTTGTTCTCGAACGGTCATCGCGATGTTATTGTTAAAAACCTGAATATTAAGCGCTTTCGAACGGGCATGAAAGTCATGAATGGATCGGGGTGGACGATAGAAGATAACGACTTGTCCTACAATTACACCGATCCGGATTTTGGATGGGGAGACGGCGATCCATTCGGCGCGCTGTATCTATTCAATATTACGAATAGCTTGGTTCGCGCAAACAAAGGCAATTATGTCTGGAACGGCCTCCATCTGAAAGGCTGCGAGGATAACCGAATCGAACTGAATCAATTCTCGCACTGCACGAATGTCTGTTTGAAATTGTGGCATTCGTCGAGAAATGAAATTACGGGGAATACGATGAATCACGGAATAAGGATCGCGCCCGGAGAAGTCCATGCGCGGGATTCGACGAGCGTATTGATCGAAAGCGGTTCCAATTATAATCGTTTCATGTCTAACGATTTTACCCATGGCGGGGACGGTGTGTTTATTCGTTCGCTTAATGGATGGGTCAGTACGGGGAATTATTTCGAAGACAACGATGCTTCCTATGCGCACAATAACGCCTGGGAGGTATGGGACCCCGGCAACACGTTCGTAAATAATAAAGGCAACCATTCAAGCTACGGCTTTTGGCTTGGAGGATCATGCCATGCGGTACTTATCGGTAACGAAGCAGCATACAACGGGTTACGAATCGCAAACGCTCCGGAACCGTTCGGCAATGCGGGAATTGCCGTCGTGAACGGTTCCAGCAGCCATTTTGTCATGAGGCATAATCACATCCATCATAACAAGAGCGCCGGCCTGGCTATCGGTTATAAACCCGGTTATGAAGCGTTCCACTGGATCATCGAGCAGAATGTAATCACCGACAACGGCACCTACGGGATTTATTTGAAACATGCGAACTGGATCAACATATCTGCCAACGTACTCACCGGCAACAAGCTTGGAGAGATGCATGAAGACATGAATGTCTCTAATGTCTTTCTAAATACCTTGGATTCTTCCGATCGTTCAGGACCGAAGGCGGTTGCAACCAAGTTGACGGAAAGGGCTGTCGCCGGGATAACGGTGCGATTTGAAGCCGGAGAAAGCTATGATCCGGAAGGCAGTGATATTGTATTTCGCTGGGATATGGGAGACGGCACAATATACAGTGATTCAGCCGTTGATCACATCTACAAGACGCCCGGATTTTATCGTGTTGGCTTGACCATATCGAACGGGAAATTGTCTGATTTGGCCTGGCTCGACCTGTATGTATTCCCGGATCCATCAGAAGTGCTGCATAACATGAAGTTGGACGATGCTCAAATCTTCCAGGAAGTTGCCGATACATATACAGTTTGCAAAACGGATCCGGGTACGGCCGTTCATGAAGGGCCGTCTTTGGTCATTGTCTCCGATTCGACGCTTGCCCGCATCCGGTTCACGATTCCAGAAGCTGTTGATCTGAAGCGGGCAGCACGGCTGACATTCTGGATGAAGCATCAGCATGAAGAAATAAACGGTTTTACCGAAGGCGGATTAATGATTCGGCTTCTGCAGGACGATGTGTCCGGATTCGTATACCGATGCGATACCCCACTCTTCAATTGGAGCAGCAATGCCTCGGAGGCGCGTTATGGATGGACCTTAGTCAGCATCCCGTTACTAGAAAACAACAGCGGGTGGAAGCGCAGGATAATCGGCACTCCGCAGTTTGGAAACTTTCGAGACCTGATTATAGAATACTCATCTCATGGCGGCCGTTATCGGGTATGGCTCGATGAGTTCGTATTTTTATAA
- a CDS encoding PadR family transcriptional regulator yields the protein MADLNETISGLLSELRRGTIVIGVLSQLSEPQYGYSLVPILEEKGLSVDPGTLYPLLRRLEKQELLESKWDTNEARPRKYYLLSPFGREVYAGLRLEWRKLIASMEGVMDEAKGGERNGIN from the coding sequence ATGGCTGATTTGAATGAAACGATTAGCGGTTTGTTGAGTGAACTGAGACGCGGAACGATCGTCATCGGCGTGCTCAGTCAATTATCCGAGCCGCAATATGGATACTCTCTTGTCCCGATACTGGAGGAGAAGGGACTGTCCGTCGATCCGGGCACCTTATATCCGCTGCTGCGCAGGCTGGAGAAGCAAGAGCTGCTTGAGAGCAAGTGGGACACGAATGAAGCGCGCCCCCGGAAGTACTACTTGCTTAGCCCGTTCGGACGGGAAGTTTATGCGGGACTTCGCCTGGAGTGGCGCAAACTGATCGCCAGTATGGAAGGCGTCATGGACGAGGCCAAAGGAGGAGAACGGAATGGAATTAATTGA
- a CDS encoding aminoglycoside phosphotransferase family protein, which yields MKNKHYCFNQNETENIINRFGIDFYKKVLRDVEGYAEKWSLTSIQFIPSYSANIVFTCYSDRFGSVVLKIGNPSFGGIYTEFNTLCQYNGRRFCRVFAADIENGVILEECVQPGNPLRDESSLDKRLSVFCSLYKGLHISPAKSELFPTYTDWVSRITEYMNKRQDCKELVLYMKKAKEIYLSVSASYSQKMLLHGDFHHDNILLGRDGEYIIIDPKGVIGDPLFDVPRFILNEFGDERTTEVYKTINDIICSLEKNLNIPNDVLRKCLFVETAMGICWCVEDGSTAEEYPSLINDVAFAESLLNT from the coding sequence ATGAAGAACAAGCATTATTGTTTTAATCAAAACGAAACTGAAAATATCATAAATCGTTTCGGCATAGATTTTTATAAGAAAGTTTTGAGGGATGTTGAAGGTTATGCGGAAAAATGGAGCTTAACCTCGATTCAATTCATTCCTTCGTATTCTGCAAACATCGTTTTTACATGCTATTCCGATAGGTTTGGAAGCGTCGTGCTGAAAATAGGCAACCCTTCATTCGGGGGAATATATACAGAATTTAACACGTTGTGTCAATATAACGGCAGACGGTTTTGCAGAGTCTTCGCAGCTGATATTGAAAACGGCGTCATACTAGAAGAGTGTGTACAGCCAGGGAACCCTCTAAGGGATGAGAGCTCTCTTGATAAAAGACTCTCTGTATTTTGTTCTCTATACAAAGGCTTGCATATATCGCCCGCTAAATCAGAATTATTTCCAACTTACACAGATTGGGTAAGCCGAATAACAGAGTACATGAACAAGCGACAAGATTGCAAAGAATTAGTTTTGTATATGAAGAAAGCAAAGGAGATCTATTTGTCCGTTTCTGCTTCGTATTCACAAAAGATGCTGCTTCATGGCGACTTTCATCATGATAATATTTTGCTAGGTCGTGATGGTGAATATATCATTATCGACCCAAAGGGCGTAATAGGAGATCCTCTATTCGATGTTCCGCGGTTTATATTAAATGAATTCGGAGACGAAAGAACGACTGAAGTTTATAAGACAATAAACGATATCATTTGCAGTTTAGAAAAAAACCTTAATATTCCAAATGACGTATTAAGGAAATGCCTTTTTGTGGAAACCGCTATGGGCATATGTTGGTGCGTAGAAGACGGATCAACTGCCGAGGAGTATCCGAGTCTGATAAATGACGTTGCTTTCGCAGAATCTCTGTTAAATACTTGA
- a CDS encoding C40 family peptidase, with product MMNSTNSIKNNRVGKALLGITLSFSIAISGSMLLAQPAHASAMSGTSIANDIIASGKQFIGVRYQFGAPGGRTDAFDCSSFTQYVFKQNGINLPRSSRQQSTVGTVVSKDQLQPGDLIFSDTNRDGVINHVSIYMGGGQVLHTYRVGIGVTISNFAGSTWDKTFVTARRVISGSVQAPAESTQPVVTQPQHDQVTTAKKHKKESTHRDESGRISRE from the coding sequence ATGATGAACAGCACGAACAGCATCAAGAATAATCGGGTCGGCAAAGCTTTACTGGGAATCACTCTCTCCTTCTCGATTGCTATATCCGGAAGTATGCTCCTTGCACAACCGGCCCATGCCTCTGCTATGTCCGGTACATCAATTGCGAATGATATTATTGCATCGGGAAAACAATTTATAGGTGTTCGTTATCAGTTCGGCGCTCCAGGGGGACGAACCGATGCGTTCGATTGTTCTTCATTTACTCAATATGTTTTCAAACAAAATGGCATAAATCTTCCCCGTTCTTCGAGACAACAGTCTACTGTAGGTACGGTTGTTTCCAAAGATCAATTACAACCGGGTGATTTGATTTTCTCGGACACGAATCGGGATGGAGTAATTAATCACGTAAGTATCTACATGGGCGGCGGACAAGTCCTTCATACCTATCGGGTCGGAATTGGTGTTACGATATCCAATTTTGCCGGCAGCACGTGGGATAAAACCTTTGTTACTGCACGTCGTGTCATCTCTGGAAGTGTTCAAGCACCTGCAGAGTCGACTCAGCCTGTTGTTACTCAACCTCAACATGATCAAGTCACAACAGCGAAAAAACATAAAAAAGAATCAACTCACCGGGACGAATCCGGACGCATATCTCGCGAGTGA
- a CDS encoding ABC transporter substrate-binding protein → MRKVFSLSMIMVLCLTLVLTACGNSGDSNKGNSSTANGNKETGNTAPNDSGAPADTPDKQNSDPAEDGKKETVTLKWATWMGKEEADQYIKAFEATHPHIKIQKDPAVDWPWNEKLSAVAAAGELPDVMWTFGVPFAAANGWLEDLTPYLENDPEYQSGKTFKNLDATANYDGKQYALPHSLYMFAINLNLDLFEKENVPVPPVNWTIDDMRDAAIKLTKFNDKQFGMSGLGGLRQTLPSAFDTSLDWNTWDGEKFNFTSPAFKEASDYVDELLYSDKVSYDIYKPEEIQGWFGKDQWPWMLGKVGMQYDGTWSISGNAKNAKFKWDVRPLPSAKGQRVPLITDYVGLSKSSKHKQEAFEFIKWLTFSKEGWMERMKPEWPLGSIPLVNDEEVWSAYLGREDMPPGMKELVKMIPDGFVDLIKWLPGYQVGLSSVYDPTFKDINDRKVKLEDVAADLDKRMNDSYIEAVAQLKAVK, encoded by the coding sequence ATGAGAAAAGTGTTCTCCTTGTCAATGATTATGGTTTTGTGCTTGACGCTTGTACTAACGGCTTGCGGTAATTCGGGGGACAGCAATAAGGGGAATAGCAGCACAGCAAACGGCAATAAAGAGACCGGCAATACCGCTCCGAACGATTCGGGCGCTCCGGCCGATACGCCAGACAAACAAAATAGCGACCCGGCTGAGGATGGAAAAAAAGAGACGGTTACGCTGAAATGGGCCACTTGGATGGGCAAAGAGGAAGCGGATCAATATATCAAAGCGTTTGAAGCTACGCATCCTCACATCAAAATCCAAAAGGATCCTGCGGTTGATTGGCCATGGAACGAAAAGCTGTCGGCAGTAGCGGCTGCAGGCGAGCTTCCGGACGTCATGTGGACCTTCGGCGTGCCGTTCGCTGCCGCCAACGGCTGGCTTGAAGATCTGACGCCATATCTAGAGAACGATCCGGAATACCAAAGCGGGAAAACGTTCAAGAACCTGGACGCCACGGCGAATTATGACGGCAAGCAGTATGCACTGCCGCATTCGCTCTACATGTTCGCCATTAACTTGAATCTGGATCTGTTCGAGAAGGAAAACGTTCCCGTGCCTCCGGTTAACTGGACGATAGACGATATGCGCGATGCAGCGATCAAGCTGACGAAGTTCAACGATAAACAGTTCGGCATGTCGGGATTGGGCGGCTTGCGCCAAACGCTCCCGTCCGCATTCGATACGAGCCTGGACTGGAACACATGGGACGGCGAGAAATTTAATTTCACAAGCCCGGCCTTTAAAGAAGCTTCCGATTACGTCGATGAACTGCTCTACTCCGATAAAGTTTCTTATGACATCTACAAGCCTGAAGAGATTCAGGGATGGTTCGGGAAGGATCAATGGCCGTGGATGCTGGGGAAAGTCGGTATGCAGTATGACGGTACATGGAGTATATCCGGCAACGCCAAGAACGCCAAGTTCAAATGGGATGTGAGACCGCTTCCATCCGCGAAAGGACAGCGAGTTCCGCTCATCACGGACTATGTCGGCCTGTCCAAGAGCTCCAAGCATAAGCAGGAAGCATTCGAATTTATTAAATGGCTGACGTTCTCTAAGGAAGGCTGGATGGAAAGAATGAAGCCGGAATGGCCTCTTGGCAGCATCCCGCTCGTGAATGATGAAGAAGTTTGGAGCGCTTATCTGGGCAGAGAAGATATGCCTCCAGGCATGAAAGAGCTGGTCAAGATGATTCCTGACGGCTTTGTCGATTTGATCAAATGGCTGCCGGGTTACCAAGTTGGACTATCTTCTGTTTATGACCCGACATTCAAAGATATTAACGATCGGAAAGTTAAATTGGAAGACGTTGCGGCAGATTTGGATAAGAGAATGAACGACTCGTACATTGAGGCCGTTGCTCAACTGAAGGCTGTAAAATAA
- a CDS encoding muramidase family protein has protein sequence MNKDSTGSVTPTRASRKRKNKTAYKIILASATFLLIICGVVYSIYETQSRSGQKQSAEENIPTGEETVENDESLNGDPTGDEQAGSSEASEKTPMPDELTYENEEPEEISPEAVPVKEADQDRGQERTIVPNKGSDGNKASASVTSGQTTKLPTTYKVQKGDTLSTISMKFYNSKKYVALLAEHNQIVFINDMNVGDTIKIPALSSVAGSKPKKQQDDMGDAKITLPVTYMVRAGDTLYRIAMQFYHSGDYAELIAEHNKLGEKEELKAGSHLIIPALPTNQAGSKNSTDKAGTRHTVRKGETLSSISRKYFGDSSYAKSIAKYNQLADNDDVKVGDVLKIPPVSTP, from the coding sequence TTGAACAAGGATTCCACAGGCAGCGTTACCCCCACCAGAGCCAGTCGCAAAAGGAAGAACAAGACTGCTTATAAGATCATTCTGGCATCCGCGACCTTTCTTCTAATCATTTGCGGAGTAGTGTACAGCATATACGAAACTCAATCACGCTCCGGGCAAAAGCAGTCTGCGGAAGAGAATATTCCGACAGGCGAAGAAACGGTTGAAAACGATGAATCGTTAAATGGTGACCCGACCGGTGATGAGCAAGCTGGCAGCTCCGAAGCTTCTGAAAAGACGCCAATGCCGGACGAACTCACTTACGAGAATGAAGAGCCGGAGGAGATTTCACCCGAAGCAGTCCCTGTGAAAGAAGCGGACCAAGATCGCGGTCAGGAGCGTACTATCGTTCCGAATAAGGGAAGCGACGGGAACAAAGCTTCTGCTTCTGTAACATCCGGCCAGACGACCAAACTCCCCACGACCTATAAAGTCCAAAAAGGAGACACATTGTCGACGATATCCATGAAGTTCTATAATTCGAAGAAATACGTCGCCCTCTTGGCGGAACATAACCAAATTGTATTTATCAATGATATGAATGTTGGGGATACGATTAAGATTCCGGCACTATCTTCTGTAGCCGGGTCCAAGCCTAAGAAGCAGCAAGATGATATGGGTGACGCTAAGATCACTTTGCCGGTCACGTATATGGTTCGCGCGGGCGATACCTTGTATCGAATTGCAATGCAATTTTATCATTCAGGGGATTATGCAGAACTCATTGCGGAGCATAACAAACTTGGAGAAAAGGAGGAATTGAAAGCCGGCAGCCATTTAATCATTCCTGCCCTACCGACGAATCAGGCTGGGAGCAAGAACAGTACGGATAAAGCTGGGACAAGGCATACGGTTCGAAAAGGAGAAACCCTTTCAAGCATATCCAGAAAATACTTTGGTGACAGCAGCTATGCTAAGTCCATTGCGAAATACAATCAATTGGCAGATAACGATGATGTAAAGGTCGGCGATGTGCTCAAAATACCTCCAGTTTCCACGCCTTAA